The Rhodopseudomonas palustris genome window below encodes:
- a CDS encoding ferritin-like domain-containing protein, translating into MAAAKDKNLNDLFLDTLKDIYYAEKQILKALPKMAKAATSDKLRAAFEKHEGETEGQIERLEQIFELLDKPARGKTCDAIMGILDEGKEIMSDYKGSEALDAGLLAAAQAVEHYEISRYGTLKQWATQLGMKDAAKLLDQTLQQEKTTDVTLTKLAESAVNLAAAA; encoded by the coding sequence ATGGCTGCCGCCAAAGACAAGAATCTCAACGATCTCTTCCTCGACACCCTCAAGGACATCTACTACGCCGAAAAGCAGATTCTGAAGGCGCTGCCGAAGATGGCCAAGGCCGCGACGTCGGACAAGCTGCGCGCTGCGTTCGAGAAGCACGAAGGCGAGACCGAAGGTCAGATCGAGCGGCTGGAACAGATCTTCGAGCTGCTCGACAAGCCGGCGCGCGGCAAGACCTGCGACGCGATCATGGGCATCCTCGACGAGGGCAAGGAGATCATGAGCGACTACAAGGGCAGCGAGGCGCTCGACGCCGGGCTGCTCGCCGCCGCGCAGGCCGTCGAGCACTACGAGATCTCGCGCTACGGCACGCTGAAGCAGTGGGCGACCCAGCTCGGCATGAAGGACGCCGCCAAGCTGCTCGACCAGACGCTGCAGCAGGAAAAGACCACCGACGTGACCCTGACCAAGCTCGCCGAGAGCGCTGTCAATCTCGCCGCGGCGGCCTGA
- a CDS encoding carbohydrate porin — translation MGAPVAGNAADPAVTPAADHRQTLADWGVQFSATYIGETLADVSGGMRRGAIYAGRLDLGTTIDLDRLLGWRGATFHANMFQIHGNGLSRNYVGNLLLVSGIESLPATRLYEAWIEQSLLGGALSIKAGQQSADTEFIDSRYLDMFVNAALGWPGLTGAVLPSGGPSPPLAVPGIRIKAQLGDNLTASVAVFDGDAAPPGPGDPQIRNPNGLLFRVHDPAWLIGQVKYGFGNGNGMPSGLTAGAWYHFGEFDSQRFTAQGVSIVDPAGSGLPARLRGDQGVFAVIEQPLAHSAADPAKGTGFVARVLASPSDRNLVSFYVDAALLFTGFSRSRPDDKFGVAISYARISDAARGLDRDLRRWSGVASPIRDFEAVIELTYLAQITGNFALQPVIEYVMHPAGGATDPFDPAGTRRIRDALVLGIRTTLSY, via the coding sequence TTGGGGGCACCGGTCGCCGGCAACGCGGCGGATCCGGCGGTCACGCCGGCCGCAGATCACCGCCAGACGCTGGCCGATTGGGGGGTCCAGTTCAGCGCCACCTATATCGGCGAAACGCTGGCCGATGTGTCCGGTGGCATGAGGCGCGGGGCGATCTACGCGGGTCGTCTCGATCTCGGCACCACCATCGATCTCGACCGGCTGCTCGGCTGGCGCGGCGCCACCTTTCACGCCAATATGTTCCAGATCCACGGCAACGGCCTGTCGCGCAACTATGTCGGCAATCTGCTGCTGGTGAGCGGGATCGAGTCGCTGCCGGCGACCCGGCTCTACGAGGCATGGATCGAACAATCGCTGCTCGGCGGCGCGTTGTCGATCAAGGCCGGGCAGCAATCGGCCGACACCGAATTCATCGACAGCCGCTACCTCGACATGTTCGTCAACGCGGCGCTGGGCTGGCCCGGTCTCACCGGTGCCGTGCTGCCGAGCGGCGGCCCATCGCCGCCCTTGGCGGTGCCCGGCATCCGCATCAAGGCGCAGCTCGGCGACAATCTCACTGCCTCGGTCGCGGTGTTCGACGGCGACGCGGCGCCGCCCGGTCCCGGCGATCCGCAGATCCGGAATCCGAACGGGCTGCTGTTTCGCGTGCACGACCCGGCCTGGCTGATCGGGCAAGTGAAATACGGCTTCGGCAACGGCAACGGCATGCCCTCCGGACTCACCGCCGGCGCGTGGTATCATTTCGGCGAATTCGACAGCCAGCGCTTCACCGCGCAGGGCGTCTCGATCGTCGATCCTGCCGGCTCAGGGTTGCCGGCCAGGTTGCGCGGCGATCAGGGCGTGTTCGCGGTGATCGAGCAGCCGCTGGCGCACAGCGCCGCCGATCCGGCCAAAGGCACGGGCTTCGTGGCGCGCGTGCTGGCGAGCCCGTCGGACCGCAACCTGGTCAGCTTCTACGTCGATGCGGCGTTGCTGTTTACCGGCTTCAGCCGTTCGCGCCCGGACGACAAGTTCGGCGTGGCCATCAGCTACGCGCGGATCTCGGATGCGGCGCGCGGGCTCGATCGCGACCTGCGGCGCTGGAGCGGCGTCGCATCGCCGATCCGCGACTTCGAGGCCGTGATCGAGCTGACATATCTGGCGCAGATCACCGGCAACTTCGCACTGCAGCCGGTGATCGAATATGTGATGCATCCGGCCGGCGGCGCGACCGATCCGTTCGATCCCGCCGGGACCCGGCGGATCAGGGACGCCTTGGTCCTCGGCATCCGCACCACGCTGAGCTACTGA
- a CDS encoding ABC transporter ATP-binding protein: MIRVESVGHWFRPEQWLFRDLSFAVAEGEATAILGPNGCGKTTLLRAMGATLTLKQGRIAVDGVVGVVPQALRADVAYRVIDMVLLGRSRYLGRFGAPGRRDLARAEECLAAVGLADFAERRYDRLSGGQRQLVLFARALASDCRVLLLDEPASALDLANQGVVLRLIRRLVRDDGMTVVFTTHHPDHALAVADKVLMMAGTPVFGPAATTLDEANLGRLYGVPVRRITVVADGETIEATVPVHRMVAADPAGAPRS, encoded by the coding sequence ATGATCCGAGTCGAGAGCGTCGGGCATTGGTTTCGGCCGGAGCAATGGCTGTTCCGCGATCTCTCCTTCGCGGTCGCGGAGGGCGAGGCGACGGCGATTCTCGGGCCCAACGGCTGCGGCAAGACCACGCTGTTGCGCGCGATGGGCGCGACGCTGACGCTGAAGCAGGGCCGGATCGCCGTCGACGGCGTCGTCGGCGTGGTGCCGCAAGCCCTGCGCGCCGACGTCGCCTACCGGGTGATCGACATGGTGCTGCTCGGCCGCAGTCGCTATCTCGGCCGCTTCGGCGCGCCCGGCCGGCGCGATCTCGCCCGCGCGGAGGAGTGCCTCGCCGCGGTCGGCCTCGCCGATTTCGCCGAGCGTCGCTACGATCGGCTGAGCGGCGGCCAGCGCCAGCTCGTGCTGTTCGCCCGTGCGCTGGCGAGCGACTGCCGCGTGCTACTCCTCGACGAGCCGGCCTCGGCGCTCGATCTCGCCAATCAGGGTGTGGTGCTGCGGCTGATCCGGCGGCTGGTGCGCGACGACGGCATGACCGTGGTGTTCACCACCCATCATCCCGATCACGCGCTGGCGGTGGCCGACAAGGTGCTGATGATGGCGGGAACGCCGGTGTTCGGCCCCGCGGCGACGACGCTCGACGAGGCCAATCTGGGCCGTCTCTACGGCGTGCCCGTGCGCCGTATCACGGTCGTCGCGGACGGCGAGACGATCGAGGCGACCGTGCCGGTGCACCGGATGGTGGCCGCCGACCCAGCGGGCGCGCCGCGATCATGA
- a CDS encoding ABC transporter substrate-binding protein, whose amino-acid sequence MPSLRSHAAAISAALAVTLAASSGALAQKKYDTGASDTEIKIGNIMPYSGPASAYGVIGRTEAAYFKMINDKGGINGRKINFITYDDAYSPPKTVEQARKLVESDEVLLIFNSLGTPPNSAIHKYMNSKKVPQLFVATGATKWNDPKDFPWTMGWQPNYQSETQIYAKYIMKEMPNAKIAVLYQNDDYGKDYLKGLEDGLGAKGASMIVMKESYEVSSPTIDNQIVKLKSTGADVFVNITTPKFAAQAIKKLAEIGWKPTHFLNNVSASVGSVIKPAGYDNAQGIISAAYMKDVSDTQWKDDPGMKEFLAFMDKEFPEGNKLDSGTIVGYGVAQTLVEVLKKSGDDLTRANVMKQAASLKDFRTEALLPGIKINTSATDFAPISQLQLMRFKGEKWELFGDVISADVGG is encoded by the coding sequence ATGCCTTCACTCCGTTCGCACGCGGCTGCCATCTCGGCTGCGCTCGCGGTGACACTCGCAGCCTCGAGCGGCGCGCTCGCGCAGAAGAAATACGACACCGGCGCCAGCGACACCGAAATCAAGATCGGCAACATCATGCCCTACAGCGGACCCGCCTCCGCCTACGGCGTGATCGGCAGGACCGAGGCCGCGTACTTCAAGATGATCAACGACAAGGGTGGCATCAACGGCCGCAAGATCAACTTCATCACCTACGACGACGCCTATTCGCCGCCGAAGACCGTCGAACAGGCACGCAAGCTGGTCGAGAGCGACGAAGTGCTGCTGATCTTCAACTCGCTCGGCACGCCGCCGAATTCGGCGATCCACAAATACATGAACAGCAAGAAGGTGCCTCAACTGTTCGTCGCCACCGGCGCGACCAAGTGGAACGATCCGAAGGACTTCCCCTGGACGATGGGATGGCAGCCCAACTACCAGAGCGAGACCCAGATCTACGCCAAGTACATCATGAAGGAGATGCCCAACGCCAAGATCGCCGTGCTGTATCAGAACGACGATTACGGCAAGGACTATCTCAAGGGCCTCGAGGACGGGCTCGGCGCCAAGGGCGCTTCGATGATCGTGATGAAGGAGAGCTACGAGGTCTCCTCGCCGACGATCGACAACCAGATCGTCAAGCTGAAATCGACCGGCGCCGACGTCTTCGTCAACATCACCACACCGAAGTTCGCCGCCCAGGCGATCAAGAAGCTGGCCGAGATCGGCTGGAAGCCGACCCACTTCCTGAACAACGTCTCCGCCTCGGTCGGCAGCGTCATCAAGCCGGCCGGCTACGACAATGCGCAGGGCATCATCTCGGCGGCCTACATGAAGGACGTCTCCGACACGCAGTGGAAGGACGACCCCGGCATGAAGGAGTTCCTAGCCTTCATGGACAAGGAGTTTCCGGAAGGCAACAAGCTCGACAGCGGCACCATCGTCGGCTACGGCGTGGCGCAGACGCTGGTCGAAGTTCTGAAGAAGAGCGGCGACGATCTCACCCGCGCCAACGTGATGAAGCAGGCCGCGAGCCTGAAGGACTTCCGAACCGAAGCGCTGCTGCCCGGCATCAAGATCAACACCTCGGCGACCGACTTCGCGCCGATCAGCCAGTTGCAACTGATGCGGTTCAAGGGCGAGAAGTGGGAGCTGTTCGGCGACGTGATCAGCGCCGACGTCGGCGGCTGA
- a CDS encoding GMC family oxidoreductase: MTARIEGEFDYIVVGAGTAGCIVANRLSADPNCRVLLLEAGGRDNWIWFHIPVGYLFAIGNPRSDWMFKTEPEPGLNGRSLAYPRGKVIGGSSAINAMISMRGQAADYDHWRQLGLAGWGWDDVRQAFRRLEDHFLGDSEHHGAGGGWRIEAARLSWPILDAVADAAGEMGIPRSADFNTGDNEGVGYFHVNQKRGRRWSSARGFLKPALHRQNLRLETGVLTDSVIVENGRAVGVRFLQGGVPVEARARREVVLCAGSIGSVQVLQRSGIGPAEWLTPLGIAPLLDRPGVGRNLQDHLQQRAIYRVTGGRTLNEIYHSLPRRAWMGMDYALRRRGPLTMAPSQLGIFTRSDPHQERANIQFHVQPLSLDKFGDPLHRFPAITVSACNLRPTSRGEIRIKSTALDAAPSIAPHYLETDDDRRVAADAIRCTRRLMQQQALARFQPEEYLPGRAVGDDDAALAKAAGDIGTTIFHPVGTAKMGLASDPMAVVDDRLRLHGLAGLRVVDASVMPTITSGNTNTPTAMIAEKGATMIIEDGK; the protein is encoded by the coding sequence ATGACGGCGCGGATCGAGGGCGAATTCGACTATATCGTCGTGGGCGCGGGCACCGCCGGCTGCATCGTTGCCAACCGGCTCTCGGCCGACCCGAATTGCCGGGTCTTGCTGCTGGAAGCCGGCGGCCGCGACAACTGGATCTGGTTTCACATCCCGGTCGGCTATCTGTTCGCGATCGGCAATCCGCGCTCCGACTGGATGTTCAAGACCGAGCCGGAGCCCGGCCTCAACGGTCGGTCCTTGGCCTATCCGCGCGGCAAGGTGATCGGCGGCTCCTCGGCCATCAACGCCATGATCTCGATGCGCGGCCAGGCCGCCGATTACGACCATTGGCGGCAACTGGGCCTTGCCGGATGGGGCTGGGACGACGTCCGCCAGGCGTTCCGCAGGCTCGAGGATCATTTCCTCGGCGACAGCGAGCATCACGGCGCGGGCGGCGGCTGGCGGATCGAGGCGGCGCGGCTGTCCTGGCCGATCCTCGACGCGGTGGCGGACGCTGCCGGCGAGATGGGCATCCCGCGCAGCGCCGATTTCAACACCGGCGACAATGAAGGCGTCGGCTATTTCCACGTCAACCAGAAGCGCGGCCGGCGTTGGTCGTCGGCGCGCGGCTTCCTCAAGCCGGCGCTGCACCGCCAGAACCTGCGGCTCGAAACCGGCGTGCTCACCGACAGCGTGATCGTCGAGAACGGCCGCGCGGTGGGCGTGCGCTTCCTGCAGGGCGGCGTGCCGGTCGAGGCGCGAGCGCGGCGCGAGGTGGTGCTGTGCGCCGGATCGATCGGCTCGGTGCAGGTGCTGCAGCGCTCCGGCATCGGCCCGGCGGAATGGCTGACGCCGCTCGGCATCGCGCCGCTGCTCGACCGCCCCGGCGTCGGACGCAACCTGCAGGATCATCTGCAGCAGCGTGCGATCTATCGCGTGACCGGCGGCCGCACCCTGAACGAGATCTATCATTCGCTGCCGCGCCGCGCCTGGATGGGTATGGACTACGCGCTGCGCCGGCGCGGGCCGCTGACGATGGCGCCGTCGCAGCTCGGCATCTTCACCCGCTCCGATCCGCATCAGGAGCGCGCCAACATTCAGTTCCACGTCCAGCCGCTGTCGCTGGACAAATTCGGCGATCCGCTGCACCGCTTTCCGGCGATCACCGTCAGCGCCTGCAACCTGCGCCCGACCTCGCGCGGCGAGATCAGGATCAAGTCGACCGCGCTCGACGCAGCCCCCTCGATCGCGCCGCATTATCTGGAGACCGACGACGACCGCCGCGTCGCCGCCGACGCGATCCGCTGTACGCGGCGGCTGATGCAGCAGCAGGCGCTGGCGCGGTTTCAACCCGAGGAGTATCTGCCCGGCCGCGCGGTGGGGGACGACGACGCAGCGCTGGCGAAGGCCGCCGGCGACATCGGCACCACGATCTTCCACCCCGTCGGCACCGCCAAGATGGGGCTCGCCAGCGATCCGATGGCTGTGGTCGACGACCGGCTGCGGCTGCACGGCCTCGCAGGCCTGCGCGTCGTCGACGCCTCGGTGATGCCGACAATCACCTCGGGCAACACCAATACGCCGACCGCGATGATCGCCGAGAAGGGCGCGACGATGATCATCGAGGACGGCAAGTAG
- a CDS encoding iron ABC transporter permease produces MTTLDAAVATRHGGPVVAIAALAALPVATALLCLSAGRYQVPAAHVFGILLHELLARVGLVPADWLPSGWAAVSWTPTERIVITTVRLPRILMAGIAGAGLALSGAVLQGIFRNPLVGPQTIGVASGASLGGVVAILLFGFGLPVHLGAFAGAALALAAVLLVHRGDGVSPVLTLVLAGVVVGSFCGALVGFVTFIADPEVKLPGIVFWLLGSFAAASWPNLALLAACTAVGGSVMLAMRWRVNVLSLGDEEALSLGVDPRRDRVILLAATCLAISAQVAVSGAIGWVGLVIPNLARMLVGADHRRLLPVSAVAGAAFLMAADTLARDLTAAEIPVGIVTAIVGTPVFAWLLRRHARGAGA; encoded by the coding sequence ATGACTACGCTCGACGCTGCCGTCGCCACCCGCCATGGCGGTCCCGTCGTCGCGATCGCCGCACTCGCAGCGCTGCCGGTCGCGACGGCGCTGCTGTGCTTGTCGGCCGGTCGTTATCAGGTGCCGGCCGCGCATGTGTTCGGCATCCTGCTCCACGAATTGCTCGCCCGCGTCGGTCTCGTCCCAGCCGACTGGCTCCCGTCCGGATGGGCTGCAGTGAGTTGGACGCCGACCGAGCGGATCGTCATCACCACGGTGCGGCTGCCGCGGATTCTGATGGCCGGCATCGCCGGGGCCGGGCTCGCGCTCTCCGGCGCGGTGTTGCAGGGGATCTTCCGTAATCCGCTGGTCGGCCCGCAGACGATCGGTGTGGCGTCCGGCGCCTCGCTCGGCGGCGTCGTCGCCATTCTGCTGTTCGGCTTCGGCCTGCCGGTTCACCTCGGAGCCTTCGCAGGCGCGGCGCTTGCGCTCGCCGCGGTGCTGCTCGTCCATCGAGGCGACGGCGTCTCACCGGTGCTGACGCTGGTGCTCGCCGGCGTCGTGGTCGGTTCGTTTTGCGGCGCGCTGGTCGGGTTCGTCACCTTCATCGCCGATCCCGAGGTGAAGCTGCCCGGCATCGTGTTCTGGCTGCTCGGCAGTTTCGCGGCGGCGAGCTGGCCGAACCTCGCTCTCCTCGCCGCTTGCACCGCAGTCGGCGGCAGCGTGATGTTGGCGATGCGCTGGCGTGTCAATGTGCTGTCACTCGGCGATGAGGAAGCGCTCTCGCTCGGCGTCGATCCGCGGCGCGATCGGGTGATCCTGCTCGCCGCGACTTGCCTTGCGATTTCGGCCCAGGTGGCGGTCTCGGGCGCGATCGGCTGGGTCGGCCTCGTCATCCCCAATCTCGCCCGCATGCTGGTCGGCGCCGATCACCGTCGGCTGCTGCCGGTGTCGGCCGTGGCGGGCGCAGCCTTCCTGATGGCGGCAGACACGTTGGCCCGCGACCTTACGGCGGCGGAGATCCCGGTCGGCATCGTCACGGCGATCGTCGGCACGCCGGTGTTCGCCTGGCTGCTCCGCCGCCACGCGCGAGGAGCCGGCGCATGA
- a CDS encoding M20 aminoacylase family protein has translation MPVINRVADLQPDIMAWRHDIHQHPELMYDVDRTAEFVAQRLREFGCDEVVTGLGRTGVVGVIRGRKPANGGDLKVIGLRADMDALPIEEETGLPYASKVSGKMHACGHDGHTAMLLGAARYLAETRNFAGSAVVIFQPAEEGGAGAAAMLKDGLMDRFGIEQVYGMHNGPGIPVGSFAISPGAIMASTDSVDIRIEGVGGHAARPHMCVDSVLVGAQLVTALQSIVSRTVDPLESAVVSICEFHAGNARNVIPQIAELKGTVRTLKAEVRDLVEKRIHEVAAGVAQSTGAKIDIVYERGYPVVVNHAEQTEVAQRIARDIAGESNVTSMPPLMGAEDFAYMLEARPGAFIFLGNGDSAGLHHPAYNFNDDAIVYGTSYWIKLVESQLAA, from the coding sequence ATGCCAGTGATCAACCGCGTCGCCGACCTGCAACCCGACATCATGGCCTGGCGCCACGACATCCATCAGCACCCCGAGCTGATGTACGACGTCGACCGCACCGCCGAGTTCGTCGCCCAACGCCTGCGCGAGTTCGGCTGCGACGAGGTCGTGACCGGCCTCGGCCGCACCGGCGTGGTCGGCGTGATCCGCGGCCGCAAGCCGGCGAATGGCGGCGACCTCAAGGTGATCGGGCTGCGCGCCGACATGGACGCGCTGCCGATCGAGGAGGAGACCGGGCTGCCCTATGCCTCGAAAGTGTCCGGCAAGATGCACGCCTGCGGCCATGACGGCCACACCGCGATGCTGCTCGGCGCCGCGCGTTATCTCGCCGAGACCCGCAATTTCGCAGGCAGTGCGGTGGTGATCTTCCAGCCGGCCGAGGAGGGCGGCGCCGGCGCCGCGGCGATGCTCAAGGACGGGCTGATGGACCGTTTCGGCATCGAACAGGTCTACGGCATGCACAACGGCCCCGGCATCCCGGTCGGCTCCTTCGCCATCAGCCCGGGCGCGATCATGGCCTCGACCGATTCGGTCGACATCCGGATCGAGGGCGTCGGCGGCCACGCCGCCCGGCCGCATATGTGCGTCGATTCGGTGCTGGTCGGCGCGCAGCTCGTCACCGCGCTGCAGTCGATCGTGTCGCGCACGGTCGATCCGCTGGAATCGGCGGTGGTCTCGATCTGCGAATTCCACGCCGGCAACGCCCGCAACGTCATCCCGCAGATCGCCGAGCTGAAAGGCACCGTCCGAACCCTGAAGGCCGAGGTTCGCGATCTGGTCGAGAAGCGGATCCACGAGGTCGCGGCCGGCGTCGCGCAGTCGACCGGCGCCAAGATCGACATCGTCTACGAGCGCGGCTATCCGGTGGTGGTCAACCACGCCGAGCAGACCGAGGTGGCGCAGCGGATCGCCCGCGACATCGCCGGCGAGTCCAACGTGACGTCGATGCCGCCGCTGATGGGCGCCGAGGATTTCGCCTATATGCTGGAAGCGCGGCCGGGCGCCTTCATCTTCCTCGGCAATGGCGACAGCGCCGGGCTGCATCACCCGGCCTATAATTTCAACGACGACGCCATCGTCTACGGCACCTCGTACTGGATCAAGCTGGTCGAGAGCCAACTCGCGGCGTGA
- a CDS encoding ABC transporter substrate-binding protein → MAIDVVVAFVAFGPVHATDLTDQRGRTVAVTTPAQRVVFLPMPAPSTYMAIDRSSAHVAGMNPASATAMQSGILGRIFPSFERIATGITRGAGVVPNVEAIMALHPDAVLQWATSGDEPIAMLDRAGLTVLGLRYGGQDDVDGAILMMGRLAGQETRAAAIVARQRQRQQALAAALGGLADTERPRVLHLTRASDSFSAAGRDSYSDFVIRTAGGRNAAAEIGGSRSVTLEQLLVWNPDVILLGNFDTAMPSDLYGDPRLQGIKAVRERRVFRVPLGGYRWDPPSHESALAWVWLADLLHPDRVAIDLRAEMRDWYAFLYGHPLVDAEIDAILHARQNGGSAGYARFAASR, encoded by the coding sequence GTGGCGATCGATGTCGTCGTTGCATTCGTCGCTTTCGGTCCGGTGCACGCGACCGATCTGACCGATCAGCGCGGCCGGACCGTCGCCGTCACGACGCCGGCGCAGCGCGTGGTGTTCCTGCCGATGCCGGCGCCGTCGACCTATATGGCGATCGACCGCTCGTCCGCGCATGTCGCCGGCATGAACCCGGCCTCGGCGACCGCGATGCAGTCCGGCATTCTCGGCCGCATCTTCCCGTCCTTCGAGAGGATCGCGACCGGCATCACGCGTGGTGCCGGCGTGGTGCCGAACGTCGAGGCGATCATGGCCCTGCATCCCGACGCCGTGCTGCAGTGGGCGACCTCGGGTGACGAGCCGATCGCGATGCTCGACCGCGCCGGACTGACCGTGCTGGGACTGCGCTACGGCGGTCAGGACGACGTCGATGGCGCCATTCTGATGATGGGCCGGCTCGCCGGCCAGGAAACGCGCGCCGCCGCGATCGTCGCGCGCCAGCGGCAGCGCCAGCAAGCGCTCGCTGCCGCGCTCGGCGGCTTGGCCGACACCGAGCGGCCTCGCGTCCTGCATCTCACGCGCGCGTCGGATTCGTTCTCCGCCGCCGGGCGCGATTCCTATTCGGATTTCGTGATCAGGACCGCAGGTGGCCGCAACGCGGCCGCGGAGATCGGCGGCAGTCGCAGCGTGACGCTCGAGCAGTTGCTGGTCTGGAATCCCGACGTCATCCTGCTCGGCAATTTCGACACCGCGATGCCGTCCGACCTCTACGGCGATCCGCGTCTGCAGGGCATCAAGGCCGTGCGGGAGCGGCGGGTTTTCCGCGTGCCGCTCGGCGGCTATCGCTGGGATCCGCCGAGTCACGAATCGGCGCTCGCCTGGGTCTGGCTCGCCGACCTGCTGCATCCCGACCGCGTCGCCATCGATTTGCGCGCCGAGATGCGTGACTGGTACGCATTTCTCTACGGCCACCCGCTCGTCGATGCCGAGATCGACGCCATCCTGCATGCGCGGCAGAATGGCGGATCGGCCGGCTACGCGCGGTTCGCGGCGTCGCGATGA
- a CDS encoding transporter gives MRADERATPPSPTTTDPQRHSAAIPGLVWGFRIGPDGTPQLLPDDAPLDFEPGGCHWLHFNLADKRSQQSLAEMELPAPARALLQSKDTYQQMHSLDGCVYGVIADLMRDIADATEDTGFLRFVMTERLLITGRYQALCAVDTARRALEGGHRVESCAALFEIIVHNVADAMERIADDVFETLDRIEEKLLSDDTDDLRQGLGRVRRTCVRLHRHLSGLRIVLHRFDRNDSAALKPALRPRAGKLAQRLDGLDHSVVEMRERSRLLQEELHLKIEEQGNSSLRVLSMLTALLMPPTLVSGMFGMNLRGLPFAEGDGGFVLALLAMAVSSLAAWLFMKRIGLIR, from the coding sequence GTGCGTGCTGACGAACGCGCGACGCCGCCGTCGCCCACCACCACGGACCCCCAGCGCCACAGCGCAGCGATTCCCGGACTGGTATGGGGATTCAGGATCGGTCCCGACGGAACCCCGCAATTGCTGCCGGACGACGCACCGCTCGACTTCGAGCCCGGCGGTTGCCACTGGCTGCACTTCAACCTCGCCGATAAGCGCTCACAGCAATCGCTGGCCGAAATGGAACTGCCTGCGCCGGCTCGGGCGCTGCTGCAGTCCAAGGACACCTATCAGCAGATGCACAGCCTCGACGGCTGCGTCTACGGCGTGATCGCCGATCTGATGCGCGACATCGCCGACGCCACCGAGGACACCGGCTTCCTGCGCTTCGTGATGACCGAACGGCTGCTGATTACTGGCCGCTATCAGGCTCTATGCGCGGTCGACACCGCCCGGCGCGCGCTCGAAGGCGGGCATCGGGTCGAGAGCTGTGCGGCGCTGTTCGAGATCATCGTCCACAATGTCGCCGATGCGATGGAGAGGATCGCCGACGACGTCTTCGAGACGCTCGACAGGATCGAGGAGAAGCTGCTGTCGGACGACACCGACGATTTGCGCCAGGGGCTCGGGCGGGTGCGGCGGACCTGCGTCCGGCTGCACCGCCACCTGTCCGGCCTGCGCATCGTGCTGCACCGGTTCGACCGCAACGACAGCGCCGCCCTGAAGCCGGCGCTGCGGCCGCGCGCCGGCAAGCTGGCGCAACGGCTCGACGGGCTCGACCATTCGGTGGTCGAGATGCGCGAACGCAGCCGGCTGCTGCAGGAAGAGCTGCATCTGAAGATCGAGGAACAGGGCAACAGCAGCCTGCGGGTGCTGTCGATGCTCACCGCCTTGCTGATGCCGCCGACGCTGGTCAGCGGCATGTTCGGCATGAACCTGCGCGGTCTGCCTTTCGCCGAAGGCGACGGCGGATTCGTCCTGGCGCTGCTGGCGATGGCGGTGTCGTCGCTCGCGGCCTGGCTGTTCATGAAGCGTATCGGCCTGATCAGGTAG